The following proteins come from a genomic window of Triticum aestivum cultivar Chinese Spring chromosome 6A, IWGSC CS RefSeq v2.1, whole genome shotgun sequence:
- the LOC123129628 gene encoding ABC transporter G family member 31-like, which translates to MVHIEFPKIEVRYEDLTVDAYVHVSSRALPTIPNFICNMIEAFLSHLRIYRGGRMKLPILDNINGIIRPSRMTLLLGPPSSGKTTLLLALVGRLGPGLKMSGSITYNSHHLNEFVPQRTSAYVSQQDWHASEMTVRETLEFAGCCQGVGIKYNMLVELLRKENNVGIKPDEDLDVFMKV; encoded by the exons ATGGTGCACATAGAGTTCCCCAAGATCGAAGTGAGGTATGAGGACCTGACGGTGGACGCGTATGTGCATGTCAGCAGCAGGGCGCTGCCCACCATCCCCAACTTCATATGCAACATGATAGAG GCATTTCTGAGTCACCTGAGAATCTACAGAGGGGGAAGAATGAAGTTACCTATATTGGACAACATTAATGGGATTATTCGCCCATCAAG AATGACACTGCTTTTGGGCCCTCCAAGTTCCGGGAAGACCACCTTGCTTTTAGCACTTGTCGGTCGACTTGGTCCTGGACTAAAG ATGTCTGGGAGCATTACTTACAACAGCCACCATCTAAATGAATTTGTGCCTCAAAGAACATCTGCTTATGTAAGTCAGCAAGACTGGCATGCTTCAGAGATGACCGTCAGAGAAACCCTGGAGTTTGCTGGGTGCTGTCAGGGTGTTGGTATAAAGTATA ATATGCTCGTTGAACTTCTGAGGAAAGAAAACAATGTTGGGATCAAGCCTGATGAGGACCTTGATGTATTCATGAAGGTATGA